In Planococcus versutus, the DNA window AAGCCAAAACCAATAAGCCATCCGAAACGGTAATAACCAATGCCGATCAGCCAACCAATCAGGTAAAACGTAAAGATATCTAAGAAGAACATACCTGATGCTGAAAACCAACCTGTCGCTAGATCGAATATCATATAAGTGTTTGCATCAATAGGCAGTGTCACAAAAGTGGAAATTAAATGCTCAATGCCGTTAAGCGCAAGTGGAATAAGAGTAACAGCCAACGCCAAGAAAAATATGGAAATAACTGTTCCGGCATACAAGTCCTTACGAGTAATGCCTTGTTGAACATAATAGCCTAAAAAACTATATGCTGCGATAATTCCGCACACCAACATAAAAATAGCAACAGAATAGGTTGAAAAGGCGAAAAACCCTTGAATACTGGCATTATTTTTTGATGCAATAACCAATCCAATAACATGAGCAGCCGTAACAAAGAAGAAAAACCAAATACTCCATTTAACCTGTTCATAAAAAAGGTCGACTGCGACTTTTGAGTAGAGTTTGACTTGCGTCACGTCAACGCACCTCCTCTGTTAGATGAATAAATAGATCTTGCAATGACAAAGGACCAACTTCAATGCCTTGTTTTTGAGCGGTAAGTCGTTCTTGTTCTGAAATTGTTCCGTAGACCATGACAGATTTCGTAGTGCCTAGTTTTTGCTCGTTTAGTATTTTTCTGTCTGAGACAAAGGCGTCGACTTGATCGGTTGCTCCTGTAATAGAAACGCCTTGAGCAGAAATGCTTTCATAATCATCATTCAGTATTAGACGACCTTGATCGAGAATGACAATTTGATCAAAAAGATACTCCATTTCTGAAATCAAGTGAGTAGAAAGAATAAAGGTTCGAGGATGCGTCTCTTGGTCTGCTAAGATTTCCTGATAAAAAATTTCACGAGTAGGGGCGTCCATTCCGAGATATACTTCATCGAAAATGGTTAATGGCGAACGACTAGCCAAGCCGATGACCACAGTGAGAGCCGACTGCATTCCTTTTGATAATTTACTAATCGGTTTGTCTAGTGGTAGATGGAAGCGTTGCAATAAATAATTAGCATACTTTTCATCGTAATTCGGGCGATACCGTTTAGAAAACTCTAGTATAACCGGAATCTTATCATCTTCTTCGCTGTAATTTTTTTCGTAAAGAAAAGTAATTTGCTGCATCTTGTTAGGATTTTCAAAGACAGGTTCGCCATCAATTTCTACTTGACCTTGTGTTGGCTCACGGAAAGCCGCAACCAAAGAAAGAAGAGTGGTCTTTCCGGCACCATTGCGACCGATCAGTCCGTGGATTTTCCCGGGCTCAAGTGTCAATGAAATATTCTTTAACGCTTCAAACTTTCCGAATGTTACTGTGACATTACTTAGATTCACCTCAGCGGCCATCAGATTTCACTTCCTTTCGTGTTTTTGATCAATTCAATGACTTCTGTTTCTGTAATTCCTAGTTTTTGCGCTTCTTGAACAAGGCTTTTGACGTAATTATCAACAAATGCTTTTTTACGTTGTCTTATTAATGTTTGTTTTGCCCCTTCTGCTACAAACATGCCAATCCCTCTTTTCTTAAACAAGATTTTTTCATCTACTAACTGGTTAATCCCTTTCGAAATGGTCGCATGATTAATTTTGTAAAAATTAACAAGTTGATTGGTCGATGGTGCTTGATCACCTTCTTGAAGCTGATCATTGACAATCTGATCTTCAATTAATGTACGAATTTGCAAAAAAATCGGCTTGCTCGAATCAAACGCATTGTTCATTAAAAACACCTCCTATGATCGTGTTACGATATATGGTTATATACTTATGTATATAACCATATATCGTAATGAGTTAGTTGTCAATTAACAATGAAAATTTTTTCAATAAAAAACGTTTTAAGCAGCGCGTAAAGACTACTTAAAACGGGATTTGATATGCATGATGGGTGTGGAATAGTTATTCGATTTTATCTCCAAGTTTTTCTTTGCTCATTAGAAAGGCAGTTAATAGCGCTAAGAAAGCGGGAACAATCGCCCAGAAGAATGTGCTCGAAATTGAAGAAGATAATGCACTTATCAATTGATCTGTTATGTCAGTAGGGATATTTGCACGCGCTTCGGGAGATAGTAGAGCACGAGAATCTCCTGAAAAACGAGCAGCTTCAGTTCCAAACTGCTTTGTTAAGTTCCGACTGAATAAATGACTTTGAATAATTCCGAAAACAGTGATCCCGATGGTCATTCCGAATGTACGCAAAAAACTCACTGTAGATGTTGCAGCTCCTCGTTTACGAATAGAAAACGGATGAATCGCAGCTGAAGGGATGACGGAAAACGAAGCTCCAATGCCAAGTCCTACCAAAATCATAAACACGACAACCATAAATCGTGGTGTATCAACAGACAGTGTCGCTAACAAAATCATTCCAATTGTCAACAAAGCAAGAGTTGGAACTAAGAAAGAACGATATGTGAATCTCGTCATTAATGCACCGCCAATAGAGGCACTGACAACCGATCCAACCATCATCGGCAAGAGCACGAATCCGGCATTCGTCGCATCTCCACCTTGCACACCTTGAATATAAAAAGGAATATAAACAGAAGCTGTGATAAAAGCAGCACCACTAAAAATGGAAATTAGCCCACTCGTCGCAAACAATCGCTCTTTAAACATGCTAAAGTCGATAACGGGTTCTACAGCACGACGCTCAGCGATAACAAAAACAATCGTGAGTATGACAAAACTTGCAAACAAGGCAAAGCTTTGAAGGGACATCCAAGCGAATTCTTTACCACCTAGTTCAACTGCGAACATTAAAGAAACGACCGCGCCAACTAATGTAGCAGCACCTAGCCAGTCAATTTTCCCTTTAGAGCGCTCGAGTGACTCTTTATAGAAAAAGGCGACCATGATAAAGGCAATCAAGCCAAGTGGGATGTTAATATAAAATACCCACGTCCAGTTAATGTATTCTGTAATGTAAGCACCAAGAAGAGGACCAAATACACTGGAGATGCCGAAAACTGCACCGAACATGCCGCTCATTTTCCCGCGATCTTTTAACGGTACGATATCAAACATAATCGTAAACGCAATTGGCATTAACGCTCCGCCACCGATTCCTTGAATCGCACGGAAAATAATCAATTCGTTAATGGTATCGGCGGTGCCACATAACATTGAACCAATCATAAAAACAAGTAGCCCGAACATAAAAAATCGTTTGCGACCATACATATCGGATAATTTACCGAAAATAGGCATACCTGCCATTTGTGCAACTAGATATGCAGAAGTTACCCAGACAAATTTATCGACACCGCCAAGCTCCCCGACAATAGAAGGAAGGGCAGTGGTGACAATGGTATTGTCCATGGCTGCGACTAAAATCGCTAGCAATAATCCACCGATGACCACTTTAATATTACTCTGACCTATATTGTTCATGATTTCCACCCGCCATTCTTTTAAAGTATGTAAAAGATATTCATATCATAGTCCTCTGTACAAAAAAAACCAAATTCGAATGCACGATTTTAACAATAAAGAGATTTTTTTTGAGTTATTGCTCTTTTTCAATATCCTAGAGACAGTATGGTAAAGTTAAACTAAAAGGAGAAGATATCGAATGAATACTCTTTTTATCGCGGGTCATGCTAGACTTCCAGCAGGGATGGCCGCTCAAAATATATATGAAACGTTGACCATTACTGCAGAAATTGATAAGAATTACAGTGTGATTGTATCGGCAAGCTGCACATTGGCAACATCTCACGGCCAAGAGTTTGTCCAACAGTTACTGAGAGGCTATAGTTTGCAAGACGGTATTGAAAAACCATTAGCAGATATAAAGGCTCATTATCTTGGAAAAGCAGGAAATGCTTTGGCTTCTGCATTGAAAGACCTTTTTAAGCATTATGAAAGTTATAAAGGAAGCTCTCGGTCATCTTAAAAATAATAGTCAACTATCAAAAACTGAATCTTAGCAGAAGCAGCAATAAAGAGGTTAGCTTCAGTTTTGTTGGGTATACAACAAGTAAATCTTTGGAATCGGAGTGATTAGAATGGCGAGAAAAGGCACAGCAGGAAAAACACAAGATCAACAATCAGCCCCTACAGAATCAGCGATTGATAAAGTAGTTCAGAAAACAAAGCAAGCGTTAGACAGCGATAACGAAGCAACCAATTATGATGAAGCGACAGACGAAATGGAAAAAGCAAAAGATCATTCGAAAGATATACCTACCACTGAAAAATAACAGTTAACCTCTTTTGCTGATAAATGTTCAGAATAATCGTTCATTTCTGTTTACAACTGCTTCTTTCTGTATTACAGTGACAATAAGAATCGTGTCACAACGTTACGCGTTTATTCCACACGATCAATTTTGCACGACACGAAAAAATCATACTGCCTAGTCTGCTAAAACTTCTTTCCAGAAGCTTTATTCGTAGATAAAAGCCAGTTCATCCAGACAAGCAGTTTTGCTGTTGTCTTTTTGGGCTGGTTTTTTGTGTGGAAATTAAAAGAGAGGGGGCATGGCAATGCCAGGAGCCTTAACCGGTATGAAAATACTCGACTTGTCACGTGTACTCGCAGGTCCTTATTGCACTATGATTTTAGGAGATTTAGGTGCGGAAGTGATCAAAGTAGAAGCGCCTGGTGGCAGTGATGAAACACGTAATTGGGGTCCGCCTTTTCAAAACGGTGTCAGTGCTTATTTTTTAAGTGTTAATCGAAACAAAAAATCCGTCACTGTCGATTTGAAAACTCCAGAAGGAATAGCAGTTATTAAAAAGTTAGCAGCAGAAAGTGATGTTGTGGTCAGTAATTTCAAGACCGGAACAATGGAACGCCTTGGCATTGGATACGAAACTTTATCCGCTATTAACCCTCGAATTGTTTATTGCTCTATTACTGGCTTTGGCGAAACAGGACCCGATCGCGACATGCCTGGCTATGACTTTATAATTCAAGCGATGAGCGGGTTGATGAGTATTACTGGCGACAAGAAATCAGGACCACAAAAAATGGGCGTCGCTATTACAGATGTATTGACGGGATTATACGCTTGCATCGGTATTCAAGCAGCACTGCTTGAACGTGTCGGTTCTGGCAAAGGTCAAAAAATAGATCTTTCTTTGTATGACACGGCTATTAGTGCGCTCGTTAACATTGGTAGCAATTATTTAATGGATAAAAAAGTGCCAACTGCTCTAGGGAACGCTCATGCCAATATTGTTCCGTATCAACTATTTCAAACAAGTGATGGCGAAATAGTTATTGCCGTTGGGACAAATCAGCAATTTACAGCATTGTGTCAGATCTTAAAAGAGCCAGAATACGCAAAAGACAACCGGTACTTAACAAATTCCAGGCGGGTAAAAAATCGAGAAATTTTGATACCTCTACTACAACAAGCATTACTAAAAGAAAATACGGCGCACTGGCAACAACTATGCCGAGAACACGACATCCCAGCAGGGCCTATTCAGACAGTAGAAGAAATGGTTCATGACAAGCAACTACAAGCACGCAATATGTTTGTCGAACACAACCACCCAACCGCAGGAAAAATCACTCTAATTGGCAGTCCGTTAAAGCTATCGCGTACACCGGTTGAAATGAAACGTCATCCACCTGATGCCGGAGAACATAATGAAGAAGTTTTGGGTAATAGTCAACCATCAAAAATAAGGGGCGATTTCTAATGGAATTTTCATTCACAGAAGAACAAGACATGTTGCGCAACACGACACGAGGATTTGTGGACAAAGAAATTATGCCGTACATCGAAGCGTGGGATCGGGAGGGCAAATCAGATCCAGCTATTTACACAAAGTTGGCAGACCTTGGATTAATGGGTGTTTGCATACCTGAGAATTATGGCGGCAGTGGCATGGACTATAATTCGCTTGCCATTGTTTGTGAGGAACTAGAACGTGGAGACACAGCGTTTCGCACAGCTGTTTCTGTTCACATTGGATTGAACAGCTTGACCATTCTTCAATGGGGAACTGAAGAACAAAAACAAAAATATTTGATCCCACAAGCGACAGGAGAAAAAATTGGAGCATTTGGTTTAACAGAACCCGGTGCAGGATCCGATGTAGCTGCGATGAAATCGACTGCTGTTAAAGAGGGCGATTATTATATATTGAATGGACAAAAAACATGGATTTCTTTATGTGATATAGCTGATCATTTTTTAGTGTTTGCTTATACAGGTGAACAAACAGAAAAACATGGTGCAATTTCTGCCTTTATTGTAGAACGCACGTGGGAAGGGTTTTCTTCTAAAGCCATTAAAGGAAAGCATGGAATTCGTGCAGGAAATACAGGAGAATTGTTTTTCGAAGATGTTAAAGTGCCACAAGAAAATTTGCTAGGAAAAGAAGGCGAAGGATTTAAAATTGCAATGGCAGCACTTGATAATGGCCGTTTCACTGTTGCAGCAGGTGCCGTGGGTCAAATTATGGCGTGCCTAGAAGCAAGTGTGGATTATTGCCGAGAACGTCAAACATTCGGCAAGGAAATTGGTCGCCACCAGCTTGTTCAGCAAATGATTGCAAAAATGGAGGCGGGCTTTCAAATGAGTCGACTGCTTGTTTATCGGGCAGGTGAACTGAAAAATAAAGGAAAGCGCAACACACGTGAAACGTCGCTTGCAAAATGGCAAGCATGCGATTTTGCCAATCAAGCGGCTGATGACGCTTTCCAAATTCATGGAGCTTATGGCTATTCTGATGAATACCCAGTTAGTCGTTATTTACGCAACTCTAAAGCACCGGTTATTTACGAAGGAACGCGTGAAATTCACACTATTATGCAAGCAGAATATGTTCTTGGCTATAAAGAAGACAAAGCGCTATCCCACACATTGCCAGCTTGGGAACAAGCGAGTGATCCTGCTGTAAAATAAATAAGCGTCTTCCCGAACAGATTGTAGTTCGCGAAGACGCTTGTTTTTTATATACAAAAGAACGAAAAGACTAAACTAGATTTTCTCTTTCTACTTCTTACCTACAGACAGGGATGCGGTATACTAGAAGAAAGACATTTTTAATTTTATACATGCAGTTGCAAAGAGTAAGTTGTTTGAAAGCTTAATCTTTATCAGGAAAGGGTAATCTGTAAAGAAGCCAAAAAACCTACAAAAAAAGGAGAATGATGATGGAAATTTTAAAACGTTTTAAAGATATTATGACAAGCAACATTCATGCTTTACTAGACAAAGCAGAAGATCCAGAAAAAATGATTGATCAGTACTTACGTGATTTGAATAGTGATCTAGGTAAAGTGAAATCAGAAACAGCAGCAATCATGGCAGCTGAAAAACGAGAGCGCCGGGAATTAGAAGAAATTGAAAAAGAAATGGATGACATGCAACGTTATGCAGTAAAGGCATTAGAAGCGGATAACGAAGACGATGCGCGTAAATTTTTGCAACGCAAAGCTGAGTTGACTGAAAAAGTGGCAGACAAAGAAACTGCTGTAAAACTTGCTGCTGCCAACACGCAACAAATGCGTCAAATGCACGATAAGCTAGAAGCAGATATTGGTGAACTGGAGTCGCGTCGTTCAGAACTAAAAGGCAAAGCTTCTGTTGCAAAAACGCAAAAGCGCATGAATGACTTTACTTCATCTGTAGACGGAGCAGGCGAGCGAATTTCTGCTTTTGACAAAATGGAACAAAAAATCAACAAAGAGCTTGATGAGGCGAATGCGATGTCAGAGTTAAATAAAAGCTCCGGAACTAATATTAAAGACTTGACATCAAAATACGATAACGAGTCATCTGTTGATGATGAGCTAGAATCATTAAAAGCAGGTATTAATGTCGACGACGAATTAGCTGCATTGAAAAGCCAAGTTGGCAAAAATGAATGATAACCGAAATCTGGAGAGTTTCCTGTAAGTTGAAGGGAGGAGGACAGTATGGTTATTCAGTATAAATGCCCAAACTGTGGATCGGATATGTCCTTCGACAGCGAATCGGGCCATCTTTCCTGTCCAAATTGTGGCAGGCAAGATAAAATTGAGACATTTCCAGAAACCAATATTATTCGGAAGTTTGACCCAGATGAAGCAAAAGAATATCATTGTGAAAACTGCGGAGCTGTTATTTTAACAGAAGCACAAACCACCGCGACACATTGCAGTTTTTGTGGTGCACCCGTGTTACTTGCAGACAGGCTAACGGGAGATTTGGCTCCGGCCAAAGTGATTCCTTTTACGATTAGTAAAGAGGATGCTATTGCTGCATTTCGGAAATGGACAAATAATGGACGATTGACACCAAGCGGTTTTACTAGCGGTGATCGTATTAAAAAAATGACTGGTATGTATGTGCCATTTTGGCTGTACGACATCGAAGGTAAAGTAGATGTAGCAGCGCTTGCGACTAGAGTGCATAGCTATACGGCAGGCGATACAATTTACACAGAAACCAATTTTTATGATGTTCGTCGAGAAATAGATCTCAGCTACTTAAAAGTACCGGCAGACGCATCTGAAAAGATGGACGACGAACTGATGGATAAACTCGAGCCCTATCATTATGGAGAAATCAAGGATTTTAAAATGCCTTACCTCGCAGGATATCTTGCGGAGAAATACGATTACGGTGATGAGGAACTATTTTCACGAATTGAATCGAAAATCGTGCCTTATATCGATACGTATATAAGCAGTACCATTTCCGGATACTCAACCGTTAGTTATACGAATAAACAAATTCAAACAAATAAAAAGAATGTTTACTATACGCTGTTTCCAGTATGGATGGTCTACTACGATTTCGACAATAAAGAACACACTTTTGCGATGAACGGTCAAACTGGTAAAGTGGTAGGCAAGCCACCAATCAGTGCCTTTAAAGTCGCAGCTTGGTTTACTGGCATTGCAGCTTCAGCTTTTGCAGTGATGAAAGCGATCGCGTTTGCTGTAGGAGGTGTTCTTTGGTGAAGGCATTTCAAGTTAACTGGCTAAGAATTCTTTGTTTCATGCTTCTAATCATTAGTGTAAGTGGCGTCGCAGCGTTTGCTGCTGTAGATGAGCATGTTTACGACGAGGCTAACTTATTAAGCGAATCGGAAATCACTGACTTAGAAGCAGTTGCAGCCAAATACAGCCGAGAGCAAAATGTCGACTTTTTGTTTTTAACAACCGCAGATGAAACTATGCCTTCTATTATCGATTATATGGGTGATTTTTTTGATCAGTGGTCTAGTGAAAACAATCAAAAAAATGTAGTATTGCTAACAATGAATATTGCGACGCGTGATGTCTATTTAGCTGGTTTTGGAACAGCTGAAACCACACTTGATGATAAACGAGTCGATATGGTTTTAGATCGAATTGTTCCTGAAATGCAAAATGGTGACTATGCAGATGCTTTTCGTGAGACAGTGACTACGTCAAGTCGTTATATGGAGTATCGCCCCGGCGTCAACCCCGAAAACATTCTTCTTAAAAGCTGGTTCCAACTTCTTGTTGCATTATTGCTGGGGGTAGGTGTTGTTGGGTTCATGCTTTATCATTCAGGTGGGCGTGTGACAACGACTGCAAGTACTTATGTTGATGAGGACCATACAAGAGTAACCGGTACACGTGACCAGTTCCGTAACAAAACCGTTTCACGTCGTAAGGTTCCGAAGAACAATGGAGGCGGAGGCGGTGGTTTTGGCGGTGGAGGAACTACCGGAGGCGGCACTTCATTTAGCGGAGGCGGTCGCAAGTTTTAAAAAAATAAATCAAAGGAGGGAAAAATAGAATGGGATTTTTCGGCAATCAATTCTCAGACGTAGTCGAATGGGAAGAATTCAGAGAAGATATGATTTTC includes these proteins:
- a CDS encoding ATP-binding cassette domain-containing protein; translation: MAAEVNLSNVTVTFGKFEALKNISLTLEPGKIHGLIGRNGAGKTTLLSLVAAFREPTQGQVEIDGEPVFENPNKMQQITFLYEKNYSEEDDKIPVILEFSKRYRPNYDEKYANYLLQRFHLPLDKPISKLSKGMQSALTVVIGLASRSPLTIFDEVYLGMDAPTREIFYQEILADQETHPRTFILSTHLISEMEYLFDQIVILDQGRLILNDDYESISAQGVSITGATDQVDAFVSDRKILNEQKLGTTKSVMVYGTISEQERLTAQKQGIEVGPLSLQDLFIHLTEEVR
- a CDS encoding GntR family transcriptional regulator — protein: MNNAFDSSKPIFLQIRTLIEDQIVNDQLQEGDQAPSTNQLVNFYKINHATISKGINQLVDEKILFKKRGIGMFVAEGAKQTLIRQRKKAFVDNYVKSLVQEAQKLGITETEVIELIKNTKGSEI
- a CDS encoding MDR family MFS transporter; this encodes MNNIGQSNIKVVIGGLLLAILVAAMDNTIVTTALPSIVGELGGVDKFVWVTSAYLVAQMAGMPIFGKLSDMYGRKRFFMFGLLVFMIGSMLCGTADTINELIIFRAIQGIGGGALMPIAFTIMFDIVPLKDRGKMSGMFGAVFGISSVFGPLLGAYITEYINWTWVFYINIPLGLIAFIMVAFFYKESLERSKGKIDWLGAATLVGAVVSLMFAVELGGKEFAWMSLQSFALFASFVILTIVFVIAERRAVEPVIDFSMFKERLFATSGLISIFSGAAFITASVYIPFYIQGVQGGDATNAGFVLLPMMVGSVVSASIGGALMTRFTYRSFLVPTLALLTIGMILLATLSVDTPRFMVVVFMILVGLGIGASFSVIPSAAIHPFSIRKRGAATSTVSFLRTFGMTIGITVFGIIQSHLFSRNLTKQFGTEAARFSGDSRALLSPEARANIPTDITDQLISALSSSISSTFFWAIVPAFLALLTAFLMSKEKLGDKIE
- a CDS encoding DUF3870 domain-containing protein — protein: MNTLFIAGHARLPAGMAAQNIYETLTITAEIDKNYSVIVSASCTLATSHGQEFVQQLLRGYSLQDGIEKPLADIKAHYLGKAGNALASALKDLFKHYESYKGSSRSS
- a CDS encoding CaiB/BaiF CoA transferase family protein, encoding MPGALTGMKILDLSRVLAGPYCTMILGDLGAEVIKVEAPGGSDETRNWGPPFQNGVSAYFLSVNRNKKSVTVDLKTPEGIAVIKKLAAESDVVVSNFKTGTMERLGIGYETLSAINPRIVYCSITGFGETGPDRDMPGYDFIIQAMSGLMSITGDKKSGPQKMGVAITDVLTGLYACIGIQAALLERVGSGKGQKIDLSLYDTAISALVNIGSNYLMDKKVPTALGNAHANIVPYQLFQTSDGEIVIAVGTNQQFTALCQILKEPEYAKDNRYLTNSRRVKNREILIPLLQQALLKENTAHWQQLCREHDIPAGPIQTVEEMVHDKQLQARNMFVEHNHPTAGKITLIGSPLKLSRTPVEMKRHPPDAGEHNEEVLGNSQPSKIRGDF
- a CDS encoding acyl-CoA dehydrogenase family protein gives rise to the protein MEFSFTEEQDMLRNTTRGFVDKEIMPYIEAWDREGKSDPAIYTKLADLGLMGVCIPENYGGSGMDYNSLAIVCEELERGDTAFRTAVSVHIGLNSLTILQWGTEEQKQKYLIPQATGEKIGAFGLTEPGAGSDVAAMKSTAVKEGDYYILNGQKTWISLCDIADHFLVFAYTGEQTEKHGAISAFIVERTWEGFSSKAIKGKHGIRAGNTGELFFEDVKVPQENLLGKEGEGFKIAMAALDNGRFTVAAGAVGQIMACLEASVDYCRERQTFGKEIGRHQLVQQMIAKMEAGFQMSRLLVYRAGELKNKGKRNTRETSLAKWQACDFANQAADDAFQIHGAYGYSDEYPVSRYLRNSKAPVIYEGTREIHTIMQAEYVLGYKEDKALSHTLPAWEQASDPAVK
- a CDS encoding PspA/IM30 family protein, which translates into the protein MEILKRFKDIMTSNIHALLDKAEDPEKMIDQYLRDLNSDLGKVKSETAAIMAAEKRERRELEEIEKEMDDMQRYAVKALEADNEDDARKFLQRKAELTEKVADKETAVKLAAANTQQMRQMHDKLEADIGELESRRSELKGKASVAKTQKRMNDFTSSVDGAGERISAFDKMEQKINKELDEANAMSELNKSSGTNIKDLTSKYDNESSVDDELESLKAGINVDDELAALKSQVGKNE
- a CDS encoding TFIIB-type zinc ribbon-containing protein — translated: MVIQYKCPNCGSDMSFDSESGHLSCPNCGRQDKIETFPETNIIRKFDPDEAKEYHCENCGAVILTEAQTTATHCSFCGAPVLLADRLTGDLAPAKVIPFTISKEDAIAAFRKWTNNGRLTPSGFTSGDRIKKMTGMYVPFWLYDIEGKVDVAALATRVHSYTAGDTIYTETNFYDVRREIDLSYLKVPADASEKMDDELMDKLEPYHYGEIKDFKMPYLAGYLAEKYDYGDEELFSRIESKIVPYIDTYISSTISGYSTVSYTNKQIQTNKKNVYYTLFPVWMVYYDFDNKEHTFAMNGQTGKVVGKPPISAFKVAAWFTGIAASAFAVMKAIAFAVGGVLW
- a CDS encoding TPM domain-containing protein; its protein translation is MKAFQVNWLRILCFMLLIISVSGVAAFAAVDEHVYDEANLLSESEITDLEAVAAKYSREQNVDFLFLTTADETMPSIIDYMGDFFDQWSSENNQKNVVLLTMNIATRDVYLAGFGTAETTLDDKRVDMVLDRIVPEMQNGDYADAFRETVTTSSRYMEYRPGVNPENILLKSWFQLLVALLLGVGVVGFMLYHSGGRVTTTASTYVDEDHTRVTGTRDQFRNKTVSRRKVPKNNGGGGGGFGGGGTTGGGTSFSGGGRKF